From the genome of Rhizobium binae, one region includes:
- a CDS encoding PopZ family protein, translating into MAQPSVAREPSMEEILASIRQIIESNEPGAGKAISASLPPVYGAEEDVNGSEIHLTVDDTYAGVEFPEPAMRSSDPRFVAANSAGTAPETETPARALSLADVAARVRAASERSAVQAGQALREIPSGFRQPEPQPAMAPEPPRATAPQPQPAQPDFPASAPPVPPLGTGPLAEPAVVETPPVAVAEQVPVVETAPPALEPAGSSTQRLLPSVVDEVQPTLLSEDAGLQISRSFEELAAAIDGAERRSLDEIAEDMLRPMLREWLDDNLPTLVERLVREEIERVARGPRR; encoded by the coding sequence CGGCAAGGCGATTTCCGCATCCCTGCCGCCGGTTTACGGCGCCGAAGAGGACGTAAACGGCTCCGAGATTCATCTGACTGTGGATGACACCTATGCCGGCGTGGAGTTCCCCGAACCGGCCATGCGCTCTTCCGACCCGCGTTTCGTCGCCGCCAATTCAGCCGGGACCGCCCCCGAGACGGAAACGCCGGCGCGCGCTCTGTCGCTTGCCGATGTCGCCGCCCGCGTGCGCGCCGCCTCCGAGCGCAGCGCCGTGCAGGCCGGTCAGGCCCTGCGGGAAATTCCGAGCGGCTTCCGCCAGCCCGAACCGCAGCCGGCCATGGCGCCGGAACCGCCGCGCGCTACGGCGCCGCAGCCGCAGCCGGCCCAGCCTGATTTCCCGGCCTCCGCCCCACCCGTTCCCCCGCTTGGCACCGGGCCGCTGGCCGAGCCAGCGGTTGTCGAAACGCCACCGGTCGCCGTCGCCGAGCAGGTCCCCGTCGTCGAAACGGCGCCGCCTGCCCTGGAGCCCGCTGGCTCGTCGACCCAGCGCTTGTTGCCGAGCGTCGTCGATGAGGTCCAGCCGACGCTTCTCTCCGAAGATGCCGGTCTGCAGATCAGCCGTTCCTTCGAGGAGCTTGCTGCGGCGATTGACGGTGCGGAGCGCCGCTCGCTGGATGAGATCGCAGAGGACATGCTGCGTCCGATGCTGCGCGAGTGGCTTGACGATAATCTGCCGACGCTGGTCGAGCGGTTGGTGCGCGAGGAAATCGAGCGCGTGGCGCGCGGCCCGCGCCGCTAA
- a CDS encoding valine--tRNA ligase encodes MLDKTYDSAAVEPKIAAKWDEADAFRAGANAKPGAETFTIVIPPPNVTGSLHMGHALNNTLQDILVRFERMRGKDVLWQPGMDHAGIATQMVVERKLMEQQLPGRREMGREAFIDKIWEWKAESGGLIFNQLKRLGASCDWSRERFTMDEGLSQAVLEVFVTLYKEGLIYKDKRLVNWDPKLLTAISDMEVEQHEVKGHLWHLRYPLEPGVTYQHPIAFDEEGKPTEFETRDYIVVATTRPETMLGDTGVAVNPEDGRYKPIVGKHVILPIVGRKIPIVTDSYADPSAGTGAVKITPAHDFNDFDVGKRTKLRAINVMNVDGTIAIKDNEDFLEGLDNPAALHGAWDRLEGQDRFYARKVIVEIFEEAGLLDKIEPHKHMVPHGDRGGVPIEPRLTEQWFVDNKTLGQPALESVREGRTRFIPRNWENTYFNWLENIEPWCISRQLWWGHQIPAWYGPDGQVFVEKTEEEALQAAIQHYLSHEGPMKAYVEDLLENFKPGEILTRDEDVLDTWFSSALWPFSTLGWPDETPELARYYPTNVLVTGFDIIPFWVVRMMQMGLHFMKDDNGDPVEPFHTVYIHALVRDKNGQKMSKSKGNVIDPLELIDEYGADALRFTLAIMAAQGRDVKLDPARIAGYRNFGTKLWNATRFAEMNGAKSDPHFVPEAAELTINRWILTELARTERDVTEALEAFRFNDAAGALYRFVWNEVCDWYLELLKPVFSGEDAGAKAEAQACSAYILEEIYKLLHPFMPFMTEELWAHTAGEGKERDTLVCHAEWPSPSYADDAAADEINWLIDLVSGIRSVRAEMNVPPSATAPLVVVKANNLTRERLFRHDAAIKRLARVEAISLADDAPKGAAQIVVAEATACLPLGNLIDLSAEKARLEKAIAKMEGEMSRIDGKLSNEKFVANANPEVVEAERDRLEELKGQMASLKIALSRVSEAG; translated from the coding sequence ATGCTCGACAAGACCTATGATTCCGCTGCCGTCGAACCGAAAATCGCCGCCAAATGGGATGAAGCGGACGCTTTCCGCGCCGGCGCGAACGCCAAGCCCGGGGCCGAGACCTTCACCATCGTGATCCCGCCGCCGAACGTCACCGGTTCGCTGCACATGGGTCACGCGTTGAACAACACGCTGCAGGACATCCTGGTGCGCTTCGAGCGCATGCGCGGGAAGGACGTTCTCTGGCAGCCGGGTATGGATCACGCCGGCATCGCAACCCAGATGGTCGTCGAGCGCAAGCTGATGGAGCAGCAGCTGCCTGGCCGCCGCGAGATGGGCCGCGAAGCCTTTATCGACAAGATCTGGGAGTGGAAGGCGGAATCGGGCGGCCTGATCTTCAACCAGCTGAAGCGCCTGGGCGCCTCCTGCGACTGGTCCCGCGAACGCTTCACCATGGATGAAGGACTGTCACAGGCCGTTCTTGAGGTTTTCGTCACGCTCTATAAGGAAGGTTTGATCTATAAGGACAAGCGCCTGGTCAATTGGGATCCCAAACTGCTGACGGCGATCTCCGACATGGAAGTCGAGCAGCACGAGGTGAAGGGTCATCTCTGGCATCTGCGTTATCCGCTGGAGCCGGGTGTCACCTATCAACACCCGATTGCTTTCGACGAGGAAGGCAAGCCGACCGAATTCGAGACGCGCGACTACATCGTCGTTGCGACGACGCGGCCGGAGACGATGCTCGGCGATACCGGGGTTGCCGTGAACCCCGAAGACGGGCGTTACAAACCGATCGTGGGCAAACATGTCATCCTGCCGATCGTTGGCCGCAAGATTCCGATCGTCACCGATTCCTATGCGGATCCGAGCGCCGGCACGGGCGCGGTAAAGATCACACCTGCCCATGATTTCAATGACTTCGATGTCGGCAAGCGCACCAAGCTGCGCGCCATCAACGTTATGAACGTCGACGGCACCATCGCCATCAAGGATAATGAGGATTTCCTCGAGGGCCTCGACAATCCCGCCGCACTCCACGGCGCCTGGGACCGCCTGGAAGGCCAGGATCGGTTCTATGCCCGCAAGGTCATCGTCGAGATCTTCGAAGAGGCCGGCCTGCTCGACAAGATCGAACCGCATAAGCATATGGTCCCGCATGGTGACCGAGGCGGCGTGCCGATCGAGCCGCGGCTGACAGAACAATGGTTTGTCGATAACAAGACATTGGGGCAGCCCGCCCTGGAATCTGTTCGCGAGGGAAGAACCCGGTTTATTCCCAGGAACTGGGAAAACACCTATTTCAACTGGCTGGAGAACATCGAGCCGTGGTGCATTTCCCGCCAGCTCTGGTGGGGACACCAGATTCCCGCATGGTATGGTCCCGACGGTCAGGTCTTCGTCGAAAAGACCGAGGAAGAGGCGCTACAGGCGGCGATCCAGCACTACCTCTCTCACGAAGGGCCGATGAAGGCCTATGTCGAGGACCTGCTCGAAAACTTCAAGCCCGGCGAAATCCTGACGCGTGACGAGGACGTCCTCGACACGTGGTTCTCCTCTGCGCTCTGGCCTTTCTCGACTCTCGGCTGGCCCGACGAGACGCCGGAACTTGCACGCTATTACCCGACGAATGTTCTGGTCACCGGCTTCGATATTATTCCGTTCTGGGTGGTTCGCATGATGCAGATGGGTCTGCATTTCATGAAGGACGATAATGGCGATCCGGTCGAACCCTTCCATACCGTCTACATTCACGCACTGGTGCGCGACAAGAATGGGCAGAAGATGTCGAAGTCGAAGGGCAACGTCATCGACCCCCTGGAACTGATCGACGAATACGGCGCCGACGCGCTGCGCTTCACTCTGGCGATCATGGCCGCGCAGGGCCGCGACGTGAAGCTCGATCCGGCCCGCATCGCCGGCTACCGCAATTTCGGCACCAAGCTCTGGAATGCCACGCGCTTTGCCGAGATGAACGGTGCGAAGAGCGATCCGCATTTCGTGCCGGAGGCGGCCGAACTCACCATCAACCGCTGGATCCTGACGGAACTTGCCCGCACGGAACGTGACGTTACGGAAGCGCTCGAAGCCTTCCGGTTCAACGATGCCGCCGGCGCGCTTTACCGTTTCGTCTGGAACGAGGTTTGCGACTGGTATCTCGAACTTCTGAAGCCGGTCTTCAGCGGTGAGGACGCGGGCGCCAAGGCCGAAGCCCAAGCCTGCAGCGCCTATATTCTCGAAGAGATCTACAAGCTGCTGCATCCCTTCATGCCCTTCATGACCGAAGAGCTCTGGGCGCATACGGCAGGTGAAGGCAAAGAGCGCGACACGTTGGTCTGCCATGCCGAATGGCCGTCGCCGTCCTATGCCGACGATGCGGCTGCCGACGAGATCAACTGGCTGATCGACCTCGTTTCCGGCATCCGCTCGGTGCGCGCCGAAATGAACGTGCCGCCATCGGCAACCGCGCCGCTCGTCGTCGTCAAGGCCAACAACCTGACGCGCGAAAGGCTGTTCCGCCACGACGCCGCCATCAAGCGGCTCGCGCGTGTGGAGGCGATATCGCTGGCCGACGATGCGCCCAAGGGTGCAGCTCAGATCGTCGTCGCCGAGGCCACCGCCTGCCTGCCGCTCGGCAATCTGATCGACCTCTCCGCCGAGAAGGCCCGTCTCGAAAAGGCGATTGCCAAGATGGAAGGCGAGATGTCGCGCATCGACGGCAAGCTCTCCAACGAGAAGTTCGTCGCCAACGCCAATCCTGAAGTGGTCGAGGCCGAGCGCGACCGCCTCGAGGAACTGAAGGGTCAGATGGCCAGCTTGAAGATCGCCCTTTCCAGGGTGAGCGAAGCAGGATAA
- a CDS encoding OmpP1/FadL family transporter encodes MASRMFSKGVTSLVLLSSLASPSFAGGLERGGYNIDLLFDNSRFAVQSGAVYVMPQRKLKNVSDTDVTDGLGTNGIGGGSTTADDTEDYWVPYLGVKVGFGDAIDCMGDYSTPFGAHTNPGANWLGVNDNIETKISTRNYGLTCSYRFDMGPGQLRLIGGGFYQTVEGFKTRLVAPITGAAALIYDGTGRLELADQAMGWRAGIAYEIEEYAFRASLVYNSKVKYDDLSGTVDLTEVPKAVNPANPYLGVVTPVYGSAEAPDSVELKLQSGIAPDWLAFGSVKWTNWSVLQSIAFCPKATKGVVACTANSQLTSLDLFYRDGWTIGGGVGHKFNEHWAGAVSLTWDRGTSQGYGAQTDTWTLGAGVSYTPVENVEWRLAGALGIMTGGDSGTYVYNGRTYGNDVSYSFGDDLVAALSTSVKVKF; translated from the coding sequence ATGGCATCGCGTATGTTTTCCAAGGGCGTAACGTCGCTCGTTCTTCTTTCGTCGCTCGCATCGCCGTCCTTCGCCGGCGGTCTGGAGCGTGGCGGATACAATATCGACCTTCTTTTCGACAATTCGCGGTTCGCCGTCCAGTCCGGCGCGGTCTATGTCATGCCGCAACGCAAGCTGAAGAACGTCAGCGACACCGATGTCACCGACGGCCTCGGCACCAATGGCATCGGCGGCGGTTCGACCACGGCGGACGATACCGAGGACTACTGGGTCCCCTATCTCGGGGTGAAGGTCGGTTTCGGCGACGCCATCGACTGCATGGGCGATTATTCGACACCTTTCGGCGCGCACACCAATCCCGGCGCTAACTGGCTGGGCGTCAACGATAACATCGAGACCAAGATCAGCACCCGCAACTACGGCCTCACCTGCTCCTATCGTTTCGATATGGGCCCCGGCCAGCTTCGTCTGATCGGCGGCGGCTTCTATCAGACGGTCGAGGGTTTTAAGACGCGCCTCGTCGCTCCGATCACGGGGGCGGCCGCGCTGATCTATGACGGCACCGGCCGTCTGGAACTTGCCGACCAAGCCATGGGATGGCGGGCGGGCATCGCCTATGAGATCGAGGAATATGCTTTCCGCGCCAGCCTAGTCTATAACAGCAAGGTCAAGTATGACGATCTCAGCGGCACGGTCGACCTGACGGAGGTGCCGAAGGCCGTCAATCCCGCCAATCCTTACCTCGGCGTCGTGACGCCGGTCTACGGCTCGGCCGAGGCGCCCGATTCCGTCGAGCTCAAGCTGCAAAGCGGCATTGCGCCCGACTGGCTCGCCTTCGGTTCGGTCAAGTGGACGAACTGGAGCGTGCTGCAGTCGATCGCCTTCTGCCCGAAGGCCACCAAGGGTGTCGTCGCCTGTACCGCCAACAGCCAACTCACCTCGCTCGACCTGTTCTATCGCGACGGCTGGACGATTGGCGGCGGCGTCGGCCACAAGTTCAACGAACACTGGGCGGGTGCCGTCAGCTTGACCTGGGATCGAGGCACGAGCCAGGGCTATGGCGCCCAGACCGACACATGGACGCTCGGTGCAGGTGTTTCCTACACCCCCGTCGAGAATGTCGAATGGCGTCTGGCCGGCGCGCTCGGCATCATGACGGGCGGGGATTCCGGCACCTACGTCTATAACGGGCGGACTTACGGCAACGACGTCTCCTATTCCTTCGGCGACGATCTGGTTGCGGCCCTCTCGACCAGCGTAAAAGTCAAGTTCTGA
- the exoR gene encoding exopolysaccharide production regulator ExoR yields the protein MVTSEFKLFKFMLMSMGIALAMSGPVRAFDIKSDVSKESGPFDLFKFGFKAYKNGQKEEAVEAYKYAAEKGHTGSRWALANMYADGDGVTQDDFAAFKIYSEIAQQGVEPGSEDTGFFVNALLSLANYYKHGISGSPVKIDLTQARQLYFQVASTFGVPEAQFQLAQMMLAGEGGNASPQQAKKWLNQARKSGHPGAMAVFGNILFDEGQTARGLALMTAALDRCKPKDCSWMEALQEQAFSVANEADRRTAVSLSHAIASGSDD from the coding sequence ATGGTAACGTCCGAGTTCAAATTGTTCAAATTCATGCTGATGAGCATGGGGATAGCGCTGGCAATGTCCGGCCCGGTTCGCGCTTTCGACATCAAGAGCGACGTCAGCAAGGAATCCGGTCCCTTCGACCTCTTCAAGTTCGGCTTCAAGGCCTATAAAAACGGACAGAAGGAGGAGGCGGTCGAAGCTTACAAATACGCCGCCGAAAAGGGCCATACCGGTTCGCGTTGGGCGCTCGCCAATATGTATGCTGACGGCGACGGTGTCACCCAGGATGATTTCGCAGCCTTCAAGATCTACAGCGAGATTGCCCAGCAGGGTGTCGAACCCGGCTCGGAAGACACAGGCTTCTTCGTCAACGCGCTTCTCTCGCTCGCCAATTACTACAAGCACGGCATATCCGGCAGCCCGGTCAAGATCGATCTCACCCAGGCACGTCAGCTCTATTTTCAGGTGGCCTCGACCTTTGGCGTCCCCGAAGCGCAGTTCCAGCTTGCGCAGATGATGCTGGCCGGCGAGGGCGGCAATGCCAGCCCGCAGCAGGCGAAGAAATGGTTGAACCAGGCCCGCAAGAGTGGCCATCCCGGCGCCATGGCGGTTTTCGGAAATATTCTCTTCGACGAAGGCCAGACGGCCCGCGGCCTCGCGCTGATGACCGCCGCGCTCGATCGCTGCAAGCCGAAAGACTGCAGCTGGATGGAAGCGCTGCAGGAGCAGGCTTTCTCGGTTGCCAACGAGGCCGACCGCCGCACGGCGGTATCGCTCTCGCACGCCATCGCGAGCGGCTCCGACGACTAA
- the xth gene encoding exodeoxyribonuclease III: MKIATWNINGVKARIDNLTQWLKDSDPDIVCLQEIKTIDEGFPRLEIEALGYHVETHGQKGFNGVAILSKSSPSEVNRGLPGDALDEQARFLEAVFTLPDTSILRVCCIYLPNGNPVETEKYPYKLAWMERLRSFAAERLAYEEMLVLAGDYNVIPEPHDCFDPKAWENDALFLPQTREAFRRLENLGLTDAVRATTDATRLYSFWDYQAGAWPKNNGIRIDHLLLSPEAADRMTSAAIEKHVRAWEKPSDHVPVIAYFDLAA, translated from the coding sequence ATGAAGATTGCGACTTGGAACATCAACGGCGTCAAGGCGCGCATCGACAATCTGACGCAATGGCTCAAGGATTCCGATCCCGATATCGTCTGCCTGCAGGAGATCAAGACGATCGACGAGGGTTTTCCCAGGCTGGAGATCGAGGCGCTCGGCTATCATGTCGAGACGCACGGCCAGAAGGGCTTCAACGGGGTGGCGATTCTCTCCAAGAGTTCGCCCTCCGAAGTCAACCGCGGCCTGCCCGGTGATGCGCTGGACGAACAGGCGCGTTTCCTCGAGGCGGTGTTCACGCTGCCGGATACCAGCATCCTGCGCGTCTGCTGCATCTACCTGCCGAACGGCAATCCCGTCGAAACGGAGAAATATCCCTATAAGCTCGCCTGGATGGAGCGTCTGCGGAGCTTCGCGGCAGAGCGCCTCGCCTATGAGGAGATGCTGGTGCTTGCCGGCGACTACAACGTCATCCCCGAGCCGCACGACTGCTTCGACCCCAAGGCCTGGGAAAACGACGCGCTGTTTCTGCCGCAGACGCGGGAGGCATTCCGCAGGCTCGAAAATCTCGGGCTGACCGATGCGGTGCGTGCGACGACGGATGCGACGCGGCTCTATTCCTTCTGGGACTATCAGGCAGGTGCGTGGCCGAAGAACAACGGCATCCGCATCGACCACCTGCTGCTCTCACCGGAGGCTGCCGACCGGATGACGTCCGCGGCGATCGAAAAACATGTGCGGGCGTGGGAAAAGCCGTCCGACCACGTTCCTGTCATCGCCTATTTCGATTTAGCGGCCTGA
- the erpA gene encoding iron-sulfur cluster insertion protein ErpA: MTDTSVTLSDAAAKRIAAIIGAEAGKSALRVSVEGGGCSGFSYKFDLADSAADDDIIVEKNDAKVLIDSLSLVYMAGSEIDFVDNLLGQSFQIKNPNAVASCGCGTSFSI, encoded by the coding sequence ATGACGGATACGAGTGTAACCCTTTCAGATGCCGCGGCAAAGCGTATCGCTGCGATCATCGGCGCGGAGGCAGGCAAGAGTGCGCTGCGCGTTTCGGTCGAAGGCGGCGGCTGTTCGGGCTTTTCCTACAAGTTCGACCTTGCCGACAGCGCGGCCGACGATGACATCATCGTCGAAAAGAACGACGCTAAAGTGCTGATCGACAGTCTGTCGCTCGTCTATATGGCGGGCTCGGAGATCGACTTCGTCGACAATCTGCTTGGTCAATCCTTCCAGATCAAGAACCCGAATGCGGTCGCAAGCTGCGGCTGCGGCACCAGCTTCTCGATCTGA
- a CDS encoding deoxyguanosinetriphosphate triphosphohydrolase gives MTIDRRALGFGGSERAVYAADPWTTRGRLYPEDDSPTRSDFQRDRDRIVHTTAFRRLKHKTQVFIAQDGDHYRTRLTHTIEVAQIARALARALKLDEDLAEGVALVHDFGHTPFGHTGEDALHEVLLPYGGFDHNAQSLRIVTKLERRYAEFDGINLTWESLEGLVKHNGPLLTPDGVGTRGPVPQPILDYCELHDLELATYASLEAQVAAIADDIAYNTHDIDDGLRSGYLTFDMLEEIPFLAGLMAEVRARYPHLEPSRFTHEIMRRQITRMVEDVISVAQQRLSSLRPESAADIRAADQVIATFSDAMAETDRQIKAMLFKRIYRNPDIMRIRAGAAQIVTDLFGAYMASPKEMQSHYWVDHIAGLADAPKARHVGDYLAGMTDTYAISAHRRLFDHTPDLR, from the coding sequence ATGACGATTGACAGGCGGGCTTTAGGTTTCGGCGGCAGCGAAAGGGCAGTCTATGCAGCAGACCCCTGGACGACGCGTGGTCGTCTCTATCCGGAAGACGACAGCCCGACGCGCTCGGATTTCCAGCGCGACCGCGACCGCATCGTCCACACGACGGCCTTTCGCCGGCTAAAGCATAAAACCCAGGTCTTCATCGCCCAGGATGGCGATCACTACCGCACCCGGCTGACGCATACGATCGAGGTCGCGCAGATCGCCCGCGCGCTTGCCCGCGCCCTGAAGCTCGACGAGGATCTGGCCGAGGGCGTGGCGCTGGTGCACGATTTCGGCCACACGCCGTTCGGTCATACCGGCGAGGACGCATTGCACGAAGTGCTGCTGCCCTATGGCGGCTTCGACCACAATGCGCAATCGCTGCGCATCGTGACCAAACTCGAGCGGCGTTATGCCGAATTCGACGGCATCAACCTGACATGGGAAAGCCTCGAAGGCCTCGTCAAGCACAATGGCCCGCTGCTGACGCCGGATGGTGTGGGCACACGCGGCCCTGTTCCGCAGCCGATCCTCGATTATTGTGAACTACACGATCTGGAGCTTGCGACCTACGCCAGCCTCGAGGCCCAGGTTGCGGCGATCGCCGATGACATCGCCTACAATACCCACGATATCGACGACGGCCTGCGCTCCGGATACCTGACCTTCGACATGCTGGAGGAAATCCCGTTTCTGGCTGGGTTGATGGCCGAGGTGAGGGCGCGATACCCGCATCTGGAGCCGAGCCGCTTCACTCACGAAATCATGCGCCGGCAGATCACCCGCATGGTCGAGGATGTGATCAGCGTCGCGCAGCAGCGTCTTTCAAGTCTTCGCCCTGAGAGCGCAGCCGACATTCGCGCTGCCGACCAGGTCATCGCGACTTTCTCCGACGCGATGGCCGAAACCGACAGGCAGATCAAGGCGATGCTCTTCAAGCGAATCTACCGCAATCCCGATATCATGCGCATCCGCGCCGGCGCTGCTCAGATCGTCACCGACCTCTTTGGCGCCTACATGGCCAGCCCCAAGGAGATGCAAAGCCATTACTGGGTCGATCATATCGCCGGCCTCGCCGATGCGCCGAAGGCTCGCCATGTCGGCGACTATTTGGCCGGCATGACCGACACCTATGCAATCAGTGCCCACAGGCGATTGTTTGACCACACTCCGGATTTGCGATAG
- the argS gene encoding arginine--tRNA ligase, giving the protein MNLFTDFEARIKTALEQIDLVREKRSELDFGRITVEPPRDASHGDVATNAAMVLAKPLGSNPRALADVIIAKLKEDADVADVSVAGPGFINIRLAVGYWQRLLASIIASGTDYGRSTLGAGRKVNVEYVSANPTGPMHVGHCRGAVVGDALANLLAFAGYGVEKEYYINDAGSQIDVLARSVFLRYREALGERIGEIPSGLYPGDYLVPVGQSLAADYGVRLHNMPEEQWMPIVKDRTIDAMMAMIREDLAALNVHHDIFFSERTLHANGAAAIRTAINDLTFKGYVYKGTLPPPKGQLPEDWEDREQTLFRSTEVGDDMDRPLIKSDGSYTYFAADVAYFKNKLDRGFDEMIYVLGADHGGYVKRLEAVARGVSDGKAKLTVLLCQLVKLYRNGEPVKMSKRSGDFVTLREVVEEVGRDSVRFMMLYRKNSEPLDFDFAKVTEQSKDNPVFYVQYAHARCMSVFRQAREAFPGLEVSSEDLAKAVAGIGDPAELQLVAKLAEFPRVVEAAAQSQEPHRIAFYLYDLASSFHAHWNKGKDQTELRFVNDKNRESSIARLGLVYAVASVLKSGLAITGTAAPDEMR; this is encoded by the coding sequence ATGAACCTTTTTACCGACTTCGAAGCCAGGATTAAAACCGCCCTTGAACAGATCGACCTGGTCAGGGAAAAGCGATCCGAGCTCGATTTCGGCCGCATCACCGTCGAGCCGCCGCGCGATGCGAGCCACGGTGACGTTGCGACCAACGCCGCGATGGTGCTGGCAAAGCCGCTCGGGTCCAATCCTCGCGCGCTTGCCGACGTCATCATCGCCAAGCTCAAAGAGGATGCCGACGTCGCCGATGTCTCGGTCGCCGGTCCCGGCTTCATCAACATTCGTCTCGCCGTCGGCTATTGGCAGCGGCTGCTCGCCTCGATTATCGCCTCCGGCACCGACTACGGCCGCTCGACCCTCGGCGCAGGCCGCAAGGTCAACGTCGAATATGTCTCAGCCAATCCGACCGGTCCGATGCATGTCGGCCATTGCCGAGGCGCCGTCGTCGGCGACGCGCTCGCCAACCTGCTCGCTTTCGCCGGTTACGGCGTCGAGAAGGAATACTACATCAATGACGCCGGCTCGCAGATCGATGTGCTCGCCCGCTCGGTCTTCCTGCGTTATCGCGAAGCGCTCGGCGAAAGGATCGGCGAAATTCCCTCGGGTCTCTACCCCGGCGATTATCTCGTGCCCGTCGGCCAGTCGCTTGCCGCCGATTACGGCGTGCGGCTGCACAACATGCCAGAAGAGCAATGGATGCCGATCGTCAAGGATCGCACGATCGACGCGATGATGGCGATGATCCGCGAAGATCTGGCGGCGCTGAATGTCCATCACGATATCTTTTTCTCCGAACGCACGTTGCACGCCAATGGCGCGGCCGCGATCCGCACGGCGATCAACGACCTGACCTTCAAGGGTTACGTCTACAAGGGCACTCTGCCGCCGCCGAAGGGCCAGCTTCCCGAGGATTGGGAGGATCGTGAACAGACTCTGTTCCGCTCGACCGAGGTGGGCGACGACATGGACCGGCCGCTGATCAAGTCGGACGGCTCCTATACTTATTTCGCCGCCGACGTCGCCTACTTCAAGAACAAGCTCGACCGCGGCTTCGACGAGATGATCTATGTGCTCGGTGCCGACCATGGCGGTTACGTCAAGCGCCTGGAAGCGGTTGCGCGTGGCGTTTCGGACGGTAAGGCGAAGCTGACGGTGCTGCTCTGCCAGCTCGTCAAGCTCTATCGCAACGGCGAACCGGTGAAGATGTCGAAACGTTCCGGCGATTTTGTCACGCTCCGGGAGGTTGTCGAGGAAGTTGGCCGTGATTCGGTCCGCTTCATGATGCTTTACCGCAAGAATTCCGAACCGCTGGACTTCGATTTCGCCAAGGTGACGGAGCAGTCGAAGGACAATCCTGTTTTTTACGTGCAGTATGCGCATGCCCGCTGTATGTCGGTCTTCCGGCAGGCGAGGGAGGCTTTCCCCGGCCTCGAAGTTTCGTCTGAAGATCTTGCGAAAGCCGTTGCTGGCATTGGCGATCCGGCCGAATTGCAGCTCGTCGCCAAGCTCGCCGAATTCCCCCGTGTGGTCGAAGCAGCGGCCCAGTCGCAGGAGCCGCATCGGATCGCTTTTTACCTCTACGACCTCGCCAGTTCGTTCCACGCGCACTGGAACAAAGGTAAAGATCAGACGGAATTACGATTTGTTAATGATAAAAACCGAGAATCAAGTATTGCCAGACTTGGGCTGGTGTACGCCGTCGCTTCGGTTTTGAAGTCGGGACTTGCCATTACAGGCACTGCCGCACCTGACGAAATGCGATAA